One Zingiber officinale cultivar Zhangliang chromosome 10B, Zo_v1.1, whole genome shotgun sequence genomic window, ACATCCAATTATGAAAGAATGAAGTTTAAAAGCTGATCAtctaaacaaaaatatatataaagcaaCGTTTAAAGTATTGCTTTATATTAGTGTTTTGGTCTCTCGGAATGATAAATAGTGGGTCAGTACAAGACCATGCCAACATGAGGTCAAATGAGTTTTAACCTTACAATCATCTTCAACTTGAGTTGTTTAGCTCCAAAAAGATAGCAATTAGAAAGCCGATCAAACAGAAATTTTAAAGTAACACGTGACAACAAAAAATTCATACAACTAATTGTAAAAAACAGAACTAATAGCAgatcttaaatcaaattaattaactaaacaacagaattataattatttaactttaaaactaATAAGTCCAAGGTTTTATAACAAAATAAATCAGTAACTTATAAAATCACATGACATTAAGTTAAAATCACAAAACTTATTAtagataaaattataattttcaaatatattatgattaatcaattatggttttacattttaattaaaaattaaaatcaaaatacatTTACTAACACTTCCCAAGAACACCTGATGCatattaaaaaatccttttaattataaatttataatttataataaatataattaatagcATAACTATATTAAATACACAACTCcattcttctccttcctcctaaaattttatttttaataaattataactTTATGACTGTGACTTTGTAACTTGATTATCCAatcccttctcctccttcccAAAACGTTTTTTTCATTAGTTATAACtttaaaacataagaaatacacaTTGCAATTACCAGtaatatattaataattaattacccAACCCACCACCTTTGTTATGAAAActacttttaattaatttcatatgTATAGCTTACCTTACCCACCCCACCACAATTAATCACCTCCACCCCTCAATTCCTGATTTCTCCCACTTAACTCATCTTTCTCCCCAATCTGGGACAATCATCAATGGATGCTCATGATGAATGACACTGCCAGTCGTAAAACTCTACCCTTTGCTTGCCCAATCTCTCAACATCTACTTTTCTGACTCCTACCACCGCTTCCATAATGTCTCTGAATCAAATTCATGGATTAGCACCAACTGATACAAGGGGAGACAATATGAATTCTGTCCAGTACGATCAATATAAGCTCGTAGCATAGTAGCATTTGACTTGTGCCAACAATACCAAGTATTATGCCTAACCATTTCAGCCATGCCACCAGCACAGCCTGAAATTTCAACACTTGATATAGAGGAGACAATTGAAATAGTTAttggaaagaaaaacaagcatgAGCTAAAAGAATGAATTAGAGACCCCATAGACAGATGAAACTGGTTTCACTGAAAGAAAATTTTGGAAGTTGCATACTTGTCAACAGCTGTAAAGGGAGAAATATCTTCATCTTTTGCACTACTAAGAAGGCGCTTTCTTATATCATCATAATTGATTACCAACTGAGAGATGCTCATGTACTGCAATTGATTTATTGCCATACGCATATCTCCACTTACTCTTTCTGCAAGTTCTTCGAGAGCAATCTATCATGTTGAAAAGCAAATGTAAAGAGAGATGCGCTAAGGATCGTGCAAAATCAAATTTACAGAGAGCAGGTACAACCCAGTATTAGGTAGCAATATTATGAAACAATGAGGAACACTGGAGCATAAGCAAACCTTTCTGCACATAGTTTGCATTCCATTCCATCTTTAAATGGTTTCTTGTAACTTGTTTAGTATTAAGACAAATGAATTGTTAAAGAATACTAAAAACTACCTCGTTAATTTGGAGGCCTTCAGCATCTGCAATTTGCTTCAACCTTTTAGCCATCTGTTTAAATGAGAAATCAAATGCACATTTCTCCAGATAAATACATGTAAGACCAGTGTTACGATTCTGAATATTATTTGGCAGTGTCGCAATTAATTTGACAATAGCTTGTGTACTTTTGGTTTTGTTTCAGTATGTCAATGGCAAATGTACATGCATGTACCTGTTGTTTGGTAGGTTTCCTGAAGTTGAGTGCCAAGCAATAATTGACAAGACTCTTTAGCTTTTGACTGTAACGATCATTGCAGATGCAAATGATAGGAATCTTGGAGATCTTTATGCTAGCAATAAGATCAGCCACTCCCCCTCTATCTCCAGCAGACATGCCATCAACCTCATCCATGATTAACACAGATTTTGGTGGCTTTGACCTGTTATTTCAAACAAAAAACCTGTAGCAAGTGAAACTTTGTGTCTTTGTCTAAATATAACCAATCTATGACTCACCAATCTAGGCCAGAATCCAAAGCCACATTGCTAACAAGTTCTTTGATAGAATTTGATGTATTACCACCAACTCCTTTAACGATTTTGGTGTCTGCCTTACCACGACTATCACTTGCATTAACctggaaaagaaaataataataaaaattaacatgAAAATATGGTAATTAGTCAAACTTAACCAGATTTTCTTAATTACTATCAGAATTCTTTTTTCAGAATACAAGAAAGATAGTGCAAGCACCTCAACAGCCTGGAAACCAAGCATCTGACTAACCAACTTTGCAGAAGTGCTTTTACCAATTCCAGGTGATCCACTTAGAAGAACAGCTTTTTTAGATCCAGAGTCTGATAGTTTTTTTCCTTTTACCTTTTGACCAGCATGCAAAAATTGATCATCCCAGTGCATTAACCAGTCATGAAGTTGTTTAACCTGTAAATAGTACAAAAGTTCAAGGTTAttgtacaaaaaaaaaggaagaagagagaaggaaaaaaaaagatcCATACAATTGACTGATTGCCAATGATGTCAGCTGGAACCTTCGGGCGATATTTATCAGTCCACGTCAATGGACTCTGAACACCAGATTTAGTTTTTCGTTTATCAGGGTAGATGCATGGTTTAACACCTTTTGCAACTTCTTTTCTTCCTAGAGCACTAGCTTGATCATCTGAGAAGTGATGAATGAATTCAGTTATATCATtttaaggaagaaaattttaacatCTTGCCACCAGAAGCAAAAAAGTCATATTTAAAATCTCCTAAATGTTGCATAGCAACTAGAAAGATATTCTTTAACCAAAAGAATTCAGCTCAAATTCAGATATAAAATAGCTATCTAAAAGTTTTCGCTGCTCAATCATGTGTGATAGAACAGGTCTGATCTTTTCTAACTCACAAGATGTTCGGAAACAGAGAGAGGATGTATACAAACAAGATATCCAGCAATAACAAGGAAAAGGATTGAATACAAGAACTCCCAAACATTTGTTACTCTCAAATGTGTCTGGCAATATGGAAAACAAAGGGCACTTGTAGAATGGGACTGCAcaacaatttgaaaaaaaaaggaaTCTATTGCAGCTTGGTAGTGTTTGTTTGGATATAAAATGTCACGCCAGCCATCTCTACTTATTACTTTTCCTATATATAGTAATGAGAATTAATTGAGAGAGATTGCAATTATAcaaattttttttggttttttataCTATATGTATGCAAGATGCATTGaggtagaaatttttttttctttacagtACAGTCATATCCCCTATCATAAGCATAAGAAAgtgctcttaatccaatttggtagAACGCAGGTCTTCAAAACCAGGTGCCATGGGTTGAAATGCTATAGAGAATGAGTCAGTTTATTTGATGTTGAATTACAATAAAAATTTGAACAAGAAATGTTAAATTGCAACTTGACTTGGACCTTCTTAAGCGAATGAACTCATCGAATTCCTATTGAAATGGGTTCTACATAAGGAAAAGAACTTGTCATTGTTTAGTCATTAGGGGCCTCGGGAAACCATCCAAGTAGAAATATGGCTTTCAAATTAAGTTTCAAACTAGTAGATGTTGCCAAAGGGAGAGGTGATGTCATATGCAAAGAGGAAGAGACTCATAGAATGGCAAAGGCAAATAGAGCTTTTGCACATTTTCTATTAATCCATGAATTGGATCTATATAGACACATGGATCCATATATCTCAATCAGAAAAGAAGCAGTAGAAAACGAATCAGAGGATATCTTTCTCAAAGCAAaccaaaaccaaaaccaaaacaaaaaaaaaggaaccATGAATCATGATCAACTAAGTCCTCTCCAGGACTTgcttaagaataagaaaggaaattTTGTGGAATATCACAGAATATATATTGTTCTGAATGAAATTAACACACATGCCATCTGATCACATGAAAGATATAATTATCACACGggaaaaataaagtaaacaatACACTTAAATGAAATGAATATAAAGACAATTAGATAAAATTAAATTGAGATTAACTACACATAATTTGAAAAGGCAGAATATGATGTTAGAATATAATGGATCTCCCTTAGTATATAGGGTTGGTATAATTCTCAAATGAAGCTTAAGTATAAAAGATATAACCAGGCTAATTATGCTTTTGCCTCAACAATACAGGACTGGAGATAATGATcttacaattttttttcaaaataacacTGGAAATGCTCTTGTAATGACAAAAGAAATAACTGCAAAGAGTCTATTGGTAAAAGTGTAGAATTCATACAAGATTTAAGCACCATATGTGCTTTAGCAAATACAAGATTTTAGTTCAGGGTTAAATTCTTTCTTAGAAGATTAAGAGCTGCACTGGGCATTATTGAAGAGGAAAAGAAAGTCTCTTCAATCTTAAGATATCATAACATTAAAACAAATACTAGGTAAACCAATGTCACCTCGCCAATGCAGAAAATTATGAGATGGTATATGAACGTACGTTTTACTTTGCTAGGGCTACTTGTAGTATAAAGGATGTGCATCTTTTCTGAGGTTTTCTTATTTTGCTCTTCCTTCTTTGGTGTTTTAGCAGGCTTCGACTTCCGAATCATATCAAATAATCCATCCTCAGTGAGAAATGGGATACTGCCAAGAATAAATTATTGATGAGTGAAGGAATTTGACGAGCAGGTAGATAGTATATCCAGATGGGCAATGCTGGTATGACATACCCTAGCTCCTTGGCTTTTGAAGATTTCCTCCCACCAACATCCTCATCAGCTAAAAGAAAACTCTAAAAAGAAGTTGAGCGAAttataaaaccaaaaatcaaagcacAAAATCCAGAAGCAGAATATTTGCAGGGTACCGTCTTTTTGCTGACAGCACTGGTGATCCTACCACCATGGCGTTTAATTAGATCTTCAGCCTCCTCACGTTCCAAACTAAAAAATACATCCATGATCAGGAATCAAAAAATTGGAACAAGAATAATATAATTCAGGCATGGTTGTTAATCACAATTTGTTTCACGAATTTCTGATGCTCCAGCCCAAAATGGTCCAAACAAATCTGGATACAAAATAGGAACTAAATTGAGTAGAGATCTCATGATCACTATGATCCAACCATATGCCCATTCACCAGTGCTACTTAAGATCTAAGTCTTGAAAGCCTCCActtaatcaaatatataattaCAGTATTGCTAACTTCAGAGTAGATCATTTCGTACCATGTCACCTAAGaaaaatttttatatatgataaccAATTTTAACTTAGAGTATAAGAAGCATTACTAACTTTTGTGATCATCATCCATCTTAGGGGGGTACCAAATAAAAATGCAACTCCTACTAGTTATAATGCATTGTTCATATATCTCCTACATGAATAATATTAGTCATGCTTAGCCATAAATTATGTCAAGTTTGAAATTCACCTAACAAAACTAGATATTGAAAGATAATCCATACGATAAAATTACAAATACCAAATATAATTTTCCAAGAaatattttgttaagcattaggaTCTTAAGATCCTATGACTCCACAATATTTCTAGGTAGGATCTTAATCCAAAACAAACAAATATGCCAAGAGATGCAACTTGCAGTGTCATATTAGATAAAAAATTTTGCAATGATACTAGATTACCTGTCAAGTGTGCCACTTATGACGAATGTCTGACCAGCTAAACAATCAGGAGCACCTTCTGGAACTTCCTACTCAACCAGAGAAACAAGACTAGAGCATGGAAACTAGATAGATTTATTAAAGGGAATAATATCATTATTTACCAATTACCTTCTCTCCTTTGTGTGGAGGATCTTTCCTCTCTCCAAAATTCATAAACCCACCTCTACcagctcctctccctctccctgcaGTCATAGATCCAGAACCTCTTCCACCTTTGCCCCTTCCACCAGCTTTAACAGGAGTTTCAGGATCCTTATCATTTATCTCATCATCAAGGTTATCACCAACTTTATGAGAACTCTTAGTCATCTCAGTTACTGAGCTATTCTTCATTTTCTTGTCTGGCTTAGGAGATTTCTTAACATTACTAGATGGCATGAAGTCATCATGGTCATCATCAACTGTCTTAGACCTCTTTGGCAATGTAGGTTTAGAGTCCTCTGCAATATCTTCACTAGATTTTTGGGGCTTCCTTTTTGATGGTGTTTTGGCTGCtactttttcttcttttataattgTCTGAGGGTTCACTTCCTTAGAAGAAGGTGCAAAATATTTGCTAGTTTTTCTTCTCTCTGAATTTTCTTGAGTTACCTGGACTGGATTcttcaataataaaaataagacaATTTAATTGCTCATTTTAGTTGTAAAAAATCCTAAAATAATCTTCCAGTGTATCAGCATAATGGCAAAGGAAATCAAACATATAGATTA contains:
- the LOC122029448 gene encoding replication factor C subunit 1-like isoform X1 codes for the protein MSSDIRKWFMKQHDKGATASSKPAVASQKTPNSPNTEKPNPVQVTQENSERRKTSKYFAPSSKEVNPQTIIKEEKVAAKTPSKRKPQKSSEDIAEDSKPTLPKRSKTVDDDHDDFMPSSNVKKSPKPDKKMKNSSVTEMTKSSHKVGDNLDDEINDKDPETPVKAGGRGKGGRGSGSMTAGRGRGAGRGGFMNFGERKDPPHKGEKEVPEGAPDCLAGQTFVISGTLDSLEREEAEDLIKRHGGRITSAVSKKTSFLLADEDVGGRKSSKAKELGIPFLTEDGLFDMIRKSKPAKTPKKEEQNKKTSEKMHILYTTSSPSKVKHDQASALGRKEVAKGVKPCIYPDKRKTKSGVQSPLTWTDKYRPKVPADIIGNQSIVKQLHDWLMHWDDQFLHAGQKVKGKKLSDSGSKKAVLLSGSPGIGKSTSAKLVSQMLGFQAVEVNASDSRGKADTKIVKGVGGNTSNSIKELVSNVALDSGLDWSKPPKSVLIMDEVDGMSAGDRGGVADLIASIKISKIPIICICNDRYSQKLKSLVNYCLALNFRKPTKQQMAKRLKQIADAEGLQINEIALEELAERVSGDMRMAINQLQYMSISQLVINYDDIRKRLLSSAKDEDISPFTAVDKLFGFNGGKLRMDERIDLSMSDPDLVPLIVQENYVNYRPSSIGRDDNGVKRMNLLALAAESIGDGDIFNVQIRRYRQWQLSQSSSFASCIIPAALMHGQRETLEPGERNFNRFGGWLGKNSTTGKNLRLLDDVHLHFLSSQEARLDRETLRLEYFTLLLKQLTDPLKVMSKEVAVQKVVEFMDAYSLNQEDFDTIVELSKFKGHPNPMDDIQPAVKSALTKAYKKGSDSRVVRSADLIVLPGLKKAPKKRIAAILEPVGNGLAEENEEAVEDNEEENSDAEDADDLAVSIETEQKPQLDLLSNKPKGMQVQLDLKSNGKSNAKKTPASKSRSSGSTEKQAQGSGGRKRKR
- the LOC122029448 gene encoding replication factor C subunit 1-like isoform X2, producing MSSDIRKWFMKQHDKGATASSKPAVASQKTPNSPNTEKPVTQENSERRKTSKYFAPSSKEVNPQTIIKEEKVAAKTPSKRKPQKSSEDIAEDSKPTLPKRSKTVDDDHDDFMPSSNVKKSPKPDKKMKNSSVTEMTKSSHKVGDNLDDEINDKDPETPVKAGGRGKGGRGSGSMTAGRGRGAGRGGFMNFGERKDPPHKGEKEVPEGAPDCLAGQTFVISGTLDSLEREEAEDLIKRHGGRITSAVSKKTSFLLADEDVGGRKSSKAKELGIPFLTEDGLFDMIRKSKPAKTPKKEEQNKKTSEKMHILYTTSSPSKVKHDQASALGRKEVAKGVKPCIYPDKRKTKSGVQSPLTWTDKYRPKVPADIIGNQSIVKQLHDWLMHWDDQFLHAGQKVKGKKLSDSGSKKAVLLSGSPGIGKSTSAKLVSQMLGFQAVEVNASDSRGKADTKIVKGVGGNTSNSIKELVSNVALDSGLDWSKPPKSVLIMDEVDGMSAGDRGGVADLIASIKISKIPIICICNDRYSQKLKSLVNYCLALNFRKPTKQQMAKRLKQIADAEGLQINEIALEELAERVSGDMRMAINQLQYMSISQLVINYDDIRKRLLSSAKDEDISPFTAVDKLFGFNGGKLRMDERIDLSMSDPDLVPLIVQENYVNYRPSSIGRDDNGVKRMNLLALAAESIGDGDIFNVQIRRYRQWQLSQSSSFASCIIPAALMHGQRETLEPGERNFNRFGGWLGKNSTTGKNLRLLDDVHLHFLSSQEARLDRETLRLEYFTLLLKQLTDPLKVMSKEVAVQKVVEFMDAYSLNQEDFDTIVELSKFKGHPNPMDDIQPAVKSALTKAYKKGSDSRVVRSADLIVLPGLKKAPKKRIAAILEPVGNGLAEENEEAVEDNEEENSDAEDADDLAVSIETEQKPQLDLLSNKPKGMQVQLDLKSNGKSNAKKTPASKSRSSGSTEKQAQGSGGRKRKR